One segment of Gordonia terrae DNA contains the following:
- a CDS encoding AAA family ATPase, with product MLEETTTEQRTHDQLEALTLAVAADLPVLLWGEPGIGKTAALTQLAESLDLPLTTVIASVHEPSDFSGLPIIGDDPATRGVPMAPPDWAVRLADAGRGLLFLDELSTAPPAVQAALLRLVLERRVGALQLPPDVRIVAAANPPSSAADGWELSAPLANRFVHLHWTHDHDVVVRGLGGTWPTTDLPTLDAEKFPSAVDFARRAVCTLLAARPALVHQLPGSQTRRGGAWPSPRSWAATVRLIAFATAASASSDVLSLLVRGTVGDGPGFELLASIDHMDLPDPETLLADPSAAQLPERGDLCQATLDAVVAAVRRRPDRTRWDAAWEVLAVAVQTGAPDLVVVPATTLATLRRDDWQIPATIDRLAGVVSVSRAADEAADRVAARPGQDRMR from the coding sequence ATGCTCGAGGAGACGACCACCGAACAGCGGACCCATGACCAGCTCGAAGCGCTCACGCTCGCGGTGGCCGCCGACCTCCCGGTCCTGCTGTGGGGTGAACCGGGGATCGGCAAGACCGCGGCACTGACACAACTCGCCGAGTCCCTGGACCTGCCACTCACGACGGTGATAGCGAGCGTTCACGAGCCCTCGGACTTCTCCGGGCTACCCATCATCGGGGATGACCCGGCCACCCGGGGCGTTCCCATGGCACCCCCGGACTGGGCCGTTCGTCTCGCCGACGCCGGCCGCGGATTGCTCTTCCTCGACGAGCTCTCCACGGCACCTCCGGCAGTACAGGCGGCGCTCCTGCGACTGGTGCTCGAGAGACGCGTAGGCGCTCTGCAATTGCCTCCCGATGTGCGGATCGTCGCCGCCGCCAACCCGCCGTCGTCGGCGGCGGACGGCTGGGAGCTGAGTGCACCGCTCGCCAACCGTTTCGTCCATCTGCACTGGACCCACGATCACGACGTCGTGGTCCGCGGCCTCGGCGGCACCTGGCCCACGACGGACCTGCCGACCCTGGACGCGGAGAAATTCCCCAGTGCAGTCGATTTCGCGCGCCGAGCCGTGTGCACGTTGCTGGCGGCGCGTCCCGCGCTGGTCCATCAGCTCCCCGGGAGCCAAACCCGTCGGGGCGGCGCCTGGCCCTCGCCGCGAAGTTGGGCCGCGACGGTGCGACTGATCGCGTTCGCCACCGCCGCGTCGGCGTCATCCGACGTCCTGTCGTTGTTGGTCCGCGGCACGGTGGGCGACGGGCCCGGCTTCGAATTGCTGGCGAGTATCGATCACATGGATCTGCCGGATCCCGAAACGCTGCTCGCCGATCCGTCAGCGGCGCAACTCCCCGAGCGAGGTGACCTGTGTCAGGCGACACTCGACGCCGTCGTCGCCGCGGTCCGGCGTCGACCCGATCGGACCCGGTGGGACGCCGCATGGGAGGTGCTGGCCGTCGCGGTCCAGACCGGCGCACCTGATCTCGTGGTGGTTCCGGCGACCACCCTGGCGACGCTACGACGGGACGACTGGCAGATCCCCGCCACCATCGACCGACTGGCGGGGGTGGTGTCGGTGTCCCGCGCGGCCGATGAGGCCGCCGACCGGGTCGCCGCGCGCCCAGGACAGGACCGGATGCGATGA
- a CDS encoding transposase, whose product MAKDYRPVDRDQVFLLPPDMRDWVGRDDPVWLVIATVQRMNTASVHKLRKTGGVGRRGYDPDMLLTLLIWAWAHGQRSSRQIERLCHRDLTYRVICAGDVPDHSTIAQFRKDASAVMADLFAESLTVCAQLGMGQLGVVALDGVKIASNASQSANRTEKHLVKERQAEAQQLRSKLKDVGAQSDAEHAANDDDGDGDGGDEIPPGLINAPGAERLARIDAALASAREHNQAARDAKPTQTRAEINRDHTVRRRAAEDAKAQQWVVAYTAHLAGDGDYPGAPPMAAQLQAAVLRLSKARADQQTKIDAWERKPRKRRPPSAVDDHSSVRQARTRVKRAEVLDAQLRARRVAEDETYAAAIVAARNHTRTPHRANTDTRRNITDPQSRALSLRGGGWIQGYNCQAVTSSDGLIIATMVTNGAIDTPHFVPMMNKAVAAAEHIQSHQHPPPDTPGIGLLLADAGYHSEANITAAGPDRLIASTKTHKLRVARAEHSTTETTASSPAQSDTVATPIEAMATRLLTEEGHAAYNRRSHIAETPFGWAKHTLGFRRFTGRGLARANAEFTFHAMVNNICKALTAGHLATT is encoded by the coding sequence ATGGCGAAGGATTATCGGCCGGTTGATCGTGACCAGGTATTCCTGCTTCCTCCGGATATGCGGGACTGGGTCGGCCGCGATGACCCGGTATGGCTGGTGATCGCCACGGTGCAACGGATGAACACCGCCTCCGTGCACAAGCTGCGCAAGACCGGCGGTGTCGGGCGGCGTGGCTATGACCCGGACATGTTGTTGACCTTGCTGATTTGGGCGTGGGCTCATGGGCAACGGTCCTCGCGGCAGATCGAGCGTTTGTGCCATCGGGACCTGACCTACCGGGTCATCTGCGCTGGCGATGTCCCCGATCACTCCACGATCGCCCAGTTCCGCAAAGATGCCTCGGCGGTGATGGCTGATTTGTTCGCTGAGTCGTTGACGGTGTGCGCGCAGCTAGGGATGGGCCAGTTGGGTGTCGTCGCTCTTGATGGAGTCAAGATCGCCTCGAATGCCTCGCAGTCGGCCAACCGCACAGAGAAGCATCTGGTCAAAGAACGTCAGGCAGAGGCTCAACAGCTCCGCAGCAAGCTCAAAGACGTTGGTGCACAGTCGGATGCCGAACATGCCGCCAACGATGACGATGGCGATGGCGATGGCGGTGACGAGATCCCGCCGGGTCTCATCAATGCTCCCGGCGCTGAACGGCTCGCCCGAATCGACGCTGCGTTGGCTTCGGCTCGCGAGCACAACCAGGCAGCGCGAGACGCCAAGCCGACCCAGACGCGCGCAGAGATCAACCGTGATCACACGGTTCGGCGCCGCGCGGCCGAAGACGCCAAAGCCCAGCAGTGGGTGGTGGCCTACACCGCCCATCTCGCCGGTGACGGCGACTATCCAGGGGCGCCGCCGATGGCGGCGCAGCTTCAGGCCGCTGTGCTGCGGTTGAGCAAAGCACGTGCTGATCAGCAGACCAAGATCGATGCGTGGGAACGCAAACCGCGTAAACGTAGGCCGCCGAGCGCAGTTGATGACCACAGCTCAGTTCGACAAGCGCGCACACGTGTTAAGCGGGCCGAGGTCCTGGACGCGCAGCTGCGTGCCCGGCGTGTGGCCGAGGACGAAACCTACGCCGCCGCGATCGTGGCCGCCCGCAACCACACTCGCACACCACATCGGGCCAATACCGACACCCGCCGCAACATCACCGACCCGCAGTCCCGGGCCCTGTCGTTGCGTGGTGGTGGCTGGATCCAGGGATACAACTGTCAAGCCGTCACCAGCAGCGACGGCTTGATCATCGCGACCATGGTCACCAACGGGGCCATCGATACCCCACACTTCGTACCGATGATGAACAAGGCCGTCGCCGCCGCTGAACACATTCAGTCCCACCAGCACCCACCACCGGACACGCCGGGAATCGGGCTCTTGCTCGCCGATGCCGGCTACCACTCTGAAGCCAACATCACCGCCGCTGGACCCGACCGGCTCATCGCTTCGACCAAAACCCACAAACTTCGCGTGGCGCGCGCCGAACACTCCACCACCGAAACCACGGCATCCTCACCGGCCCAATCAGATACCGTCGCCACCCCGATCGAGGCAATGGCAACCCGATTGCTCACCGAAGAAGGCCACGCCGCCTACAACAGACGCAGCCACATCGCGGAAACACCGTTCGGGTGGGCTAAACACACCCTCGGTTTCCGTCGATTCACCGGCCGCGGACTCGCACGAGCAAACGCCGAGTTCACCTTCCACGCCATGGTCAACAACATCTGCAAAGCCCTCACCGCCGGCCACCTCGCCACAACCTGA
- a CDS encoding NAD(P)/FAD-dependent oxidoreductase — protein MTSTRETRHFDVVVIGGGNAGLSAAARLLRLGFPDVAVIEPQAVHTYRPLLSYVGGGQASLRDAERTQRSVTPDGVTWLRDTAVVVDAGKRTIRCASGVDIGYRDLILAVGLVPDHDAMPGIDLAIADPAVASNYLDRAEQTWNLVTSMPRGGRAVFTVPRPPVSCTGTTLKPLFLAAAQWRRAGILESLDITLTVDRPHLLGVDGLDARLSECLDELGVRVLLDSSVRLHPVDRRVTVVTGSDTQDVHYDMLHLVPPFRGPDLVTDSGLSGTRDRGLVDIDPHTLRHRTHPSVWGAGDGAAIATDPSGGGLRRQIAVLVDNLAAARAGEELTAYDGYTVAPIATDAHHLIAAEFDRDGTLTSSLPSVIDPLKPRRSAWAFDRYVLPRLYWNAILRGRV, from the coding sequence ATGACCTCAACTCGTGAGACCCGACACTTCGACGTCGTCGTCATCGGCGGCGGGAATGCCGGCCTCAGCGCAGCGGCGCGCCTGCTGCGCCTGGGCTTTCCCGACGTCGCGGTGATCGAACCGCAGGCCGTGCACACCTACCGCCCGCTCCTGTCCTATGTCGGCGGCGGCCAGGCGTCGCTTCGTGACGCCGAGCGCACACAGCGATCGGTCACGCCGGACGGGGTGACCTGGCTGCGGGACACGGCTGTCGTCGTCGACGCGGGCAAGCGAACGATCCGCTGTGCCTCGGGCGTCGACATCGGCTACCGAGACCTCATCCTGGCCGTCGGACTCGTGCCGGATCACGACGCGATGCCGGGGATCGACCTCGCGATCGCCGACCCGGCGGTCGCCAGCAACTATCTCGACCGAGCCGAGCAGACGTGGAATCTGGTGACCTCGATGCCGCGGGGCGGACGCGCCGTGTTCACCGTCCCGCGTCCGCCGGTCAGCTGCACCGGCACCACGCTCAAACCGTTGTTCCTCGCCGCCGCCCAGTGGCGGCGGGCCGGAATACTCGAATCCCTCGACATCACCCTGACCGTCGACCGGCCGCATCTGCTCGGCGTCGACGGCCTCGACGCCCGTCTGTCGGAGTGCCTCGACGAACTCGGCGTCCGCGTCCTGCTCGACAGCTCCGTCCGGCTCCACCCGGTCGATCGCCGGGTCACCGTGGTGACGGGCTCGGACACGCAGGACGTGCACTACGACATGCTGCATCTCGTGCCGCCGTTCCGTGGACCCGACCTCGTCACCGACTCGGGCCTGTCCGGCACCCGCGACCGGGGACTCGTCGACATCGACCCGCACACCCTCCGACACCGGACCCACCCGTCGGTCTGGGGCGCCGGCGACGGTGCCGCGATCGCCACCGACCCGTCCGGCGGCGGGCTGCGACGACAGATCGCGGTGCTCGTCGACAATCTCGCCGCGGCGCGGGCCGGCGAGGAACTGACGGCCTACGACGGGTACACGGTCGCTCCGATCGCGACCGACGCCCACCATCTGATCGCCGCCGAGTTCGACCGCGACGGAACACTGACGTCGTCGTTGCCGTCGGTGATCGACCCGCTCAAACCGCGTCGGAGCGCGTGGGCCTTCGACCGTTACGTCCTGCCGCGCCTCTACTGGAACGCAATCCTGCGCGGCCGGGTGTGA
- a CDS encoding DUF2201 family putative metallopeptidase, with protein sequence MTVTEALVSTPSVSVSDRIYAARLHAVRARPYMATALYALHLIESPLVPTMSVDRYWRCYLSPAFVASRPEEEIAALLVHEVSHLLRDHAARSDRYAEDHGFDSPAERLRMNIAADFEINDDVYGSGLVTPDDAVHPSALDLDTGLLMEDYLRWFSLGPRTEAMAWLECGSGGDGRHREWERGPEDADGLSGQERDAVRFAVATAISDRAGDVPAGWRRWAHDAVHPPQPWQALLGAAIRAAVSTSGVGDDYTFGRPARRSVALPGVIVPSLRRTPPKVSVVIDTSGSVSDAELGSALLEVAAIARALSGRRDLLTVVSCDAAAHVAQPICRAESIPLHGGGGTDLRTGFDAALRTRPDVVVALTDGHTPWPSHRPACRTIVGLFAREYRAYAPLNAHPWPHTPVAPIPAVGRRHPTGRRSFASASRAGERLEGSSPPTPRPAAPRFPSTSAGSKGIFGLSGFVGHDSRVSDL encoded by the coding sequence ATGACGGTGACCGAAGCATTGGTGTCGACGCCATCGGTGTCGGTCTCGGACCGGATCTACGCTGCTCGCCTGCACGCGGTGCGCGCACGGCCGTACATGGCAACCGCGCTCTACGCCCTGCACCTCATCGAGTCGCCGCTCGTCCCGACCATGAGCGTCGACCGCTATTGGCGGTGCTACCTGTCGCCGGCGTTCGTCGCGAGCCGACCCGAGGAAGAGATCGCCGCTCTCCTGGTGCACGAGGTGTCACATCTCCTCCGGGATCACGCCGCCCGGTCCGACCGGTACGCCGAGGATCACGGCTTCGACAGCCCGGCCGAACGGTTGCGGATGAACATCGCCGCCGACTTCGAGATCAATGACGACGTGTACGGGTCCGGGCTCGTCACGCCCGACGACGCAGTGCACCCGTCCGCACTCGACCTGGACACCGGATTGCTGATGGAGGACTACCTCCGCTGGTTCAGTCTGGGTCCACGGACCGAGGCGATGGCCTGGCTCGAATGCGGTAGCGGAGGCGACGGCCGACATCGCGAGTGGGAACGGGGGCCGGAGGACGCCGATGGTCTGAGCGGCCAGGAGCGCGACGCCGTCCGATTCGCGGTCGCGACGGCGATCTCCGACCGCGCAGGCGATGTCCCGGCCGGCTGGCGGCGGTGGGCGCACGACGCCGTGCACCCGCCGCAGCCATGGCAGGCCCTGTTGGGCGCCGCGATCCGGGCCGCCGTGTCGACCTCCGGCGTCGGCGACGACTACACCTTCGGGCGGCCGGCGAGGCGGTCGGTCGCGCTGCCCGGTGTGATCGTGCCCAGTCTTCGACGGACCCCGCCGAAGGTGAGTGTCGTGATCGACACCTCGGGATCGGTCAGCGACGCCGAACTCGGCAGCGCGCTGCTCGAGGTCGCCGCGATCGCACGTGCCCTCAGCGGCCGACGCGATCTGCTCACCGTGGTGTCGTGCGACGCCGCGGCGCATGTCGCACAACCCATCTGCCGTGCGGAGAGCATCCCGCTACACGGCGGCGGCGGGACCGACCTGCGTACCGGGTTCGACGCCGCCCTGCGTACCCGACCCGACGTTGTCGTCGCACTGACCGACGGACACACTCCGTGGCCGAGTCACCGGCCCGCCTGCCGCACCATCGTCGGGCTCTTCGCTCGCGAGTATCGCGCGTATGCCCCGCTCAACGCTCACCCGTGGCCGCATACTCCGGTGGCACCTATTCCGGCGGTGGGTCGGCGCCACCCGACTGGGCGCAGGTCGTTCGCATCGGCGAGCCGGGCCGGTGAGCGCCTCGAAGGGTCCTCACCACCCACACCACGACCCGCCGCGCCTCGATTTCCGTCCACCTCAGCAGGGTCGAAGGGCATATTCGGGCTGTCGGGATTTGTTGGCCACGATTCACGGGTGTCGGACCTCTAA
- a CDS encoding DUF1801 domain-containing protein, with protein MGDSGGFSDQERAAMKERAAELKKEKARGRGNKRAAEELDLLAKLENMEPADRALAERIHAIVTATAPDLAPKLWYGQPAYALKGKVVCFFRSGQDDKERYSTFGFTQNANLDDGGFWPTSFAVSALDTDAEKTIATLVAQAVN; from the coding sequence ATGGGCGACTCGGGAGGATTCTCCGACCAGGAACGTGCCGCGATGAAGGAGCGTGCGGCGGAACTAAAGAAGGAGAAGGCCCGCGGACGCGGCAACAAGCGCGCGGCCGAGGAACTCGATCTGCTCGCCAAACTGGAGAACATGGAGCCGGCCGATCGCGCGCTGGCCGAACGCATCCACGCGATCGTGACCGCGACCGCGCCGGACTTGGCGCCGAAACTCTGGTACGGGCAACCGGCCTACGCGCTGAAGGGCAAAGTGGTGTGCTTCTTCCGGAGCGGCCAGGACGACAAGGAACGCTACTCCACCTTCGGCTTCACCCAGAACGCGAACCTCGACGACGGCGGCTTCTGGCCCACGTCATTCGCGGTCAGTGCATTGGACACCGACGCCGAGAAGACCATCGCAACACTGGTCGCCCAGGCCGTGAATTGA